One window from the genome of Mucilaginibacter ginsenosidivorans encodes:
- a CDS encoding alpha-amylase family protein: MPDEIWGKSGTNWFKLKSSNGSVFTYKDIRVRLSHNSGALSAFVSSPAMELNAVRAKWRHQEAPLVKIFGDHWERSYGDLQWTLNYIMKKCPWYMMINDGISTTGYGVKTGCNTICWWALTGNSIELVMDTASGGVGVQLGQRELHAADIITTKSAHGESAFATTQRFCKTMCPNPRLTQKPVYGINDWYFAYGNNSAELIKQITGLMTDLATDTGNRPFSVIDAGWATYSPLLPGDGGFMDDFSKPNEKFGDMTKMADDIKKLGMQPGLWTRALCAKHDDPKTLLLPSIPGRDDPKSPILDPTIAENTARVKHNISLYKQWGYKLVKHDYTTYDIMGKWGFQMTDTLTAPGWSFYDKTKTTAEIMNELYGAIREAADDMYVIGCNTVSHLSAGVFELNRIGDDTSGKQWERTRKMGVNTLGFRIPQHNAFYATDADCVGLTNDIPWEKNKQWMQLVAESGTPLFVSPDPAALHEEQKAFIKLSFTQAAKVQPTGEPLDWMNNQLPAKWKLNGREVDFEW, encoded by the coding sequence ATGCCCGACGAAATTTGGGGGAAATCGGGAACCAATTGGTTTAAGCTTAAATCATCAAACGGATCGGTATTTACTTATAAGGATATCCGGGTTAGACTCAGTCACAACAGCGGGGCGTTATCAGCCTTTGTTTCGTCACCGGCGATGGAATTGAATGCAGTACGTGCCAAATGGCGCCATCAAGAGGCTCCTTTGGTTAAAATATTTGGTGACCATTGGGAACGCTCGTATGGTGACCTGCAATGGACATTGAATTATATCATGAAAAAGTGCCCGTGGTACATGATGATCAATGACGGGATATCGACGACAGGATATGGTGTGAAGACCGGCTGTAACACGATATGCTGGTGGGCCCTAACCGGTAATTCGATCGAACTGGTTATGGATACCGCTTCGGGTGGAGTGGGGGTGCAGTTGGGACAACGCGAACTGCACGCGGCTGATATTATTACAACAAAAAGCGCCCATGGTGAATCTGCATTTGCAACAACGCAGCGTTTTTGCAAAACGATGTGCCCAAACCCGAGATTAACGCAAAAACCTGTTTACGGTATTAACGATTGGTATTTTGCTTATGGCAATAATTCGGCTGAACTGATAAAGCAGATAACTGGGTTGATGACCGACCTGGCGACAGATACCGGTAACCGGCCTTTTTCGGTGATCGATGCCGGTTGGGCCACGTACTCGCCTTTGTTACCGGGCGATGGCGGTTTTATGGATGATTTTTCCAAACCGAATGAAAAATTCGGAGATATGACCAAGATGGCCGATGATATCAAGAAACTGGGTATGCAGCCCGGTTTATGGACCCGGGCGCTTTGTGCCAAACATGATGATCCAAAAACCTTATTACTGCCATCCATCCCCGGCAGGGATGACCCAAAGTCGCCTATACTCGATCCGACCATTGCTGAAAATACGGCGCGAGTGAAACATAATATCTCGCTGTACAAACAATGGGGCTACAAACTGGTGAAGCATGATTATACTACCTATGATATTATGGGCAAGTGGGGTTTCCAGATGACGGACACACTTACTGCGCCGGGATGGAGTTTTTATGATAAAACAAAAACGACAGCTGAAATAATGAATGAGCTGTACGGCGCTATTCGCGAGGCGGCCGATGATATGTATGTTATAGGATGCAATACGGTGAGTCATTTGTCGGCAGGTGTGTTTGAATTGAACCGTATAGGCGACGATACAAGCGGGAAGCAATGGGAGCGAACGCGTAAAATGGGGGTAAATACACTTGGTTTCAGGATACCGCAGCATAACGCTTTTTATGCGACTGATGCCGATTGTGTGGGCCTTACCAATGATATCCCCTGGGAAAAGAATAAGCAGTGGATGCAATTGGTAGCTGAAAGCGGGACGCCTTTATTTGTTTCGCCAGATCCTGCGGCACTGCACGAAGAACAGAAAGCTTTTATCAAACTAAGTTTTACCCAGGCAGCCAAAGTACAGCCAACCGGCGAGCCGCTGGACTGGATGAATAACCAGTTACCGGCAAAGTGGAAGCTGAATGGGAGAGAGGTGGATTTTGAGTGGTAA
- the dinB gene encoding DNA polymerase IV, translating into MEARQNTSYRKIIHIDMDAFYASVEQRDNPEYRGKPIAVGGSPEGRGGVVATASYEARKFGVRSAMSSKKALQLCPYIIFVKPRFAAYKEVSQKIREIFRRHTDLIEPLSLDEAYLDVTEDKQGVGSAIDIAKQIKQAIKDELQLTASAGVSINKFVAKIASDINKPDGMTFIGPSSVESFMEKLPVEKFFGVGKVTADKMKGMGLHTGADLKKLSEDEMVKHFGKAGRFYYQITRGIDGREVQPNRETKSIGAEDTFPYDLTEIDEMYNEIDKISQTVASRLKLYNLKGRTVTLKIKYNDFRQITRNQSFAEPIGDLTTIGETAKKLLLNTQPEDARIRLLGVTLSNFGELQTRERNISDPGQLSLF; encoded by the coding sequence ATGGAAGCCAGGCAAAATACTTCATACCGCAAGATCATCCACATCGACATGGATGCGTTTTACGCATCAGTGGAGCAGCGGGATAACCCTGAATATCGTGGCAAGCCGATAGCCGTCGGCGGTTCGCCGGAAGGCCGGGGCGGGGTAGTTGCCACTGCCAGTTATGAGGCGAGGAAATTTGGCGTGCGGTCGGCAATGTCGTCCAAAAAAGCATTGCAGCTTTGTCCATACATTATCTTCGTCAAACCAAGGTTTGCGGCGTATAAAGAAGTATCGCAAAAGATAAGAGAGATATTCAGGCGCCACACCGACCTGATCGAACCGCTGTCACTTGATGAAGCTTATCTTGATGTAACCGAAGATAAACAGGGCGTTGGCTCGGCCATTGATATTGCGAAGCAGATCAAACAGGCTATTAAAGATGAATTACAGTTAACAGCTTCCGCCGGCGTATCCATTAATAAGTTTGTAGCCAAGATCGCTTCTGATATCAATAAACCCGACGGTATGACGTTTATTGGCCCGTCATCCGTAGAAAGTTTTATGGAGAAGTTGCCGGTAGAAAAATTCTTTGGTGTTGGTAAGGTAACAGCAGATAAGATGAAAGGGATGGGCCTGCATACCGGCGCTGATCTGAAAAAGCTAAGTGAAGATGAAATGGTAAAACATTTTGGCAAGGCCGGGCGATTTTATTACCAGATTACACGTGGTATTGACGGCCGTGAAGTACAGCCTAACCGCGAAACCAAATCGATAGGGGCAGAGGACACTTTTCCGTACGACCTCACTGAAATTGATGAGATGTACAACGAGATAGACAAGATATCACAAACTGTTGCAAGCCGGCTTAAGCTATACAATCTGAAAGGACGAACCGTCACCCTTAAGATAAAATACAACGATTTCAGGCAGATAACCCGTAACCAATCATTTGCGGAACCCATAGGCGATTTGACCACCATAGGCGAAACGGCCAAGAAACTATTACTGAATACACAACCCGAAGATGCGAGGATACGACTATTGGGTGTTACCTTATCTAATTTTGGAGAACTGCAAACCAGGGAAAGAAATATCTCAGATCCCGGTCAGCTTAGCTTATTCTAA
- a CDS encoding phosphatase PAP2 family protein has protein sequence MKTILRYSIILFFAVVASFFTSCKKDIIDRTTVYPALAPSNLDLNADTWKPVLITDPEAFSVPAPDAVNSPAYIADLNEIKGYQRNLTSDQRAIIKYWSAGAVLRWNQILRQLVAKYNLAPYQNPDGTYPAPSSANPFNYPQFPFSNPPFAARAYAYVSAAQYDALIAAYHFKKLYNRPAPYKNDAGIQALIPQSDLPSYPSEDAVVSGAAVEMMKLLFPTEIAYIEQKAAEEKQYRVMAGANVRGELDAGESLGKQVADVFTARARTDKAGAAIGTPAYWAQLATQTTAKGEIAWISLESPRRPPMLPLFTKVKPFLFDTLTVVALRPGPPHATGSAEFKKDNDEVLSYTKNATRANKDLTAFWADGIGTYTPPGHWNAIAADEFVKQNYSEVRWARNFALLNMAEMDAAIVCWDTKYFYFNPRPTQINDQIKTLTGIPNFPSYSSGHSNFSAAAATVLTYLLPDRGNKFTNMAQQAALSRFVSGIHTRQDIEVGLMTGAEVGQYAVQRGMSDGAGISSN, from the coding sequence ATGAAAACAATTTTACGATATTCTATTATTTTATTTTTTGCGGTTGTGGCTTCCTTTTTCACTTCATGCAAAAAGGATATTATCGACCGGACCACTGTGTACCCGGCCCTTGCACCGTCAAATCTTGACCTGAATGCCGATACATGGAAACCTGTACTTATAACCGATCCGGAGGCATTCAGCGTTCCTGCGCCAGATGCAGTTAATTCACCAGCATATATCGCCGATCTGAACGAGATAAAAGGTTACCAGAGAAACCTGACGAGTGATCAACGCGCAATAATCAAGTATTGGAGCGCCGGTGCAGTATTACGGTGGAATCAAATTTTGCGCCAATTGGTGGCAAAATACAATCTTGCACCGTATCAAAATCCAGATGGTACCTACCCGGCTCCAAGCTCGGCTAATCCATTTAATTACCCGCAATTCCCATTTTCAAACCCGCCGTTTGCAGCCAGGGCGTATGCCTATGTGAGCGCAGCGCAGTATGACGCTTTGATCGCCGCCTATCATTTCAAGAAACTTTATAACAGGCCGGCACCTTATAAAAATGATGCGGGTATCCAGGCATTAATTCCGCAATCCGATCTGCCTTCGTATCCAAGCGAGGACGCTGTTGTATCTGGCGCAGCTGTTGAGATGATGAAATTACTTTTCCCAACGGAGATAGCTTATATAGAACAAAAAGCAGCTGAAGAGAAACAATACCGCGTTATGGCCGGTGCAAATGTGAGAGGTGAATTGGATGCTGGTGAATCACTGGGAAAACAGGTAGCTGATGTATTTACGGCCCGTGCACGTACGGATAAAGCCGGAGCGGCAATTGGCACCCCTGCTTACTGGGCGCAATTGGCAACACAAACTACAGCAAAAGGTGAGATAGCCTGGATAAGTTTGGAAAGCCCAAGGAGGCCGCCGATGCTTCCATTGTTTACTAAAGTGAAGCCATTTTTGTTTGATACGCTGACAGTTGTTGCATTAAGGCCGGGGCCGCCACATGCTACTGGTTCGGCAGAATTTAAGAAGGACAATGATGAAGTACTAAGTTATACTAAAAATGCTACAAGGGCCAATAAAGACCTGACAGCTTTCTGGGCCGATGGTATAGGTACCTATACTCCACCGGGACATTGGAATGCTATTGCTGCTGATGAATTCGTCAAGCAAAATTACAGCGAAGTGCGTTGGGCGCGAAATTTTGCCCTGCTGAATATGGCCGAAATGGATGCAGCCATCGTTTGCTGGGACACCAAGTATTTCTATTTTAATCCGCGCCCAACCCAAATAAATGATCAGATCAAAACACTGACCGGCATACCCAATTTCCCGTCATATAGCTCAGGTCACTCCAATTTTAGCGCTGCTGCGGCTACCGTTCTTACGTATTTATTACCCGACCGTGGTAACAAATTTACCAATATGGCGCAGCAGGCAGCACTTTCAAGATTTGTTAGTGGTATTCATACACGCCAGGATATAGAAGTGGGCCTGATGACGGGCGCGGAAGTCGGCCAGTATGCGGTTCAGAGGGGAATGTCGGACGGGGCCGGTATAAGCAGTAATTAA
- a CDS encoding vanadium-dependent haloperoxidase, with protein sequence MKFLNKIGLLVICVVLGSCTRKSTLPPGADVLHANEDALTQVIIYDVFTPPVASRIYGYTNLASYEAMRYADPKLASITAQLRDFEKMPEPQKGKSYNYVLAATKAFFTVAHKVTFSIDTLKRYEDKVYGEYKDALPDSTYTNSMQLGEQIGNTVLKRAMKDDYPQTRGKPKYLGSNSPGKWRPTPPDYMDGVEYCWGDMRPLLVESSKILMPPPPPPYSEDTTSAFFKQAKQVYDTNKHLTKEQETIARYWDDNPFVVMHNGHMMFADKKITPGGHWIGITTIACRQSKASATKTAQAYALTSIALFESFITCWEVKYTYAYVRPVTVINEKVDHNWLPLLQTPPFPEYTAGHSTISAASAVVLTHEFGDNYAFHDTSDLKYIGLQRDFKSFIKASDETAMSRFYGGIHYLNSSLLGAKQGKQVGELIWQKLKLNN encoded by the coding sequence ATGAAGTTTCTAAATAAGATCGGGTTATTAGTCATTTGTGTGGTATTGGGCTCCTGCACCCGCAAGAGCACCTTACCGCCGGGTGCCGATGTTTTGCATGCCAATGAAGATGCGCTGACACAGGTGATCATCTACGATGTATTCACCCCGCCTGTAGCCAGCCGGATTTACGGCTATACCAACCTGGCCAGCTACGAAGCCATGCGTTATGCCGACCCGAAACTGGCCTCGATCACCGCACAGTTGCGCGACTTTGAGAAAATGCCCGAACCACAGAAAGGCAAAAGCTACAACTATGTGCTGGCAGCCACTAAAGCCTTTTTCACCGTTGCTCATAAGGTCACCTTCTCCATCGATACGCTGAAAAGATACGAGGACAAGGTATACGGAGAATATAAAGACGCCCTGCCCGATTCCACCTATACCAATTCGATGCAGCTGGGCGAACAGATCGGCAACACGGTACTGAAACGGGCCATGAAGGACGATTACCCCCAAACCCGTGGCAAACCCAAATACCTGGGCAGCAACAGCCCGGGCAAATGGCGCCCCACACCACCCGATTATATGGATGGGGTAGAATACTGCTGGGGCGATATGCGCCCGCTGCTGGTCGAATCATCCAAAATACTGATGCCGCCACCGCCGCCGCCCTACAGCGAGGATACGACAAGCGCCTTCTTTAAACAGGCCAAACAGGTTTACGACACCAACAAGCACCTGACCAAAGAACAGGAAACGATAGCCCGTTACTGGGACGATAACCCCTTTGTGGTAATGCACAACGGGCACATGATGTTTGCCGACAAGAAGATCACCCCGGGAGGCCACTGGATCGGCATCACCACGATAGCGTGCAGGCAAAGCAAAGCCAGCGCCACCAAAACGGCCCAGGCCTATGCCCTGACCTCGATCGCCCTGTTCGAATCGTTCATCACCTGCTGGGAAGTAAAATACACCTATGCCTATGTAAGGCCGGTAACGGTGATCAACGAAAAGGTGGACCACAACTGGCTGCCGCTGCTGCAAACCCCGCCCTTCCCGGAATACACGGCAGGGCACAGCACCATATCAGCAGCATCGGCGGTGGTACTGACGCATGAATTTGGCGACAACTATGCTTTTCATGACACCAGCGACCTGAAATACATCGGCCTGCAGCGGGACTTCAAATCGTTCATCAAGGCCTCGGACGAGACGGCAATGAGCCGGTTCTATGGCGGCATACACTACCTGAACAGTTCGCTGCTGGGGGCCAAACAAGGTAAACAGGTAGGGGAACTCATTTGGCAAAAACTAAAACTGAATAACTGA
- a CDS encoding DoxX family protein yields the protein MNQLTLQHNETKIHYTLRFASAMCFIGHGTFGIIGKKIWLNYFAVFGINSVLGTQLMPWLGAIDILMGISILLYPTRAVLGWLMIWGAVTAFCRPMSGEPFAEFIERAGNFGAPFTLLLLSGFNLRDIKSWFTRVSPDVKISPDTRKRMVICLRIIVCLLFIGHGWLNLIEKKGIVEQYTSLGFSNPVNVAHIVGLFEILAAISVLIKPLRPLLLAFLVWKMGSELFYPHWELFEFIERGGSYGAILALWLALPASNLLAGKRVKVPASIKMI from the coding sequence ATGAACCAATTAACATTACAACATAACGAAACTAAAATACACTACACCCTGCGCTTTGCTTCGGCCATGTGTTTTATCGGTCATGGAACTTTTGGTATCATCGGTAAAAAAATATGGCTGAACTATTTTGCCGTATTCGGGATCAATTCTGTCTTAGGGACACAGTTAATGCCATGGCTTGGCGCTATCGACATTCTCATGGGAATATCCATATTACTATATCCTACCAGAGCCGTTTTAGGATGGCTTATGATTTGGGGAGCAGTTACTGCATTTTGCAGGCCAATGTCGGGCGAACCGTTTGCCGAGTTTATCGAAAGGGCGGGGAATTTCGGCGCTCCGTTTACTCTGTTATTATTAAGCGGCTTTAACCTGAGAGATATCAAAAGCTGGTTTACCAGGGTTAGTCCGGATGTAAAAATAAGCCCCGATACCCGGAAACGCATGGTCATTTGTTTACGAATAATTGTTTGCCTGCTTTTTATTGGTCACGGGTGGCTCAATCTTATCGAAAAGAAAGGAATAGTTGAGCAATATACATCACTTGGTTTTTCAAACCCCGTTAATGTCGCACACATTGTTGGCCTCTTCGAAATCTTGGCCGCCATTTCAGTGCTCATCAAACCGTTACGTCCTTTGCTATTAGCTTTCCTGGTATGGAAAATGGGCAGCGAATTGTTCTACCCTCATTGGGAACTATTTGAATTTATAGAGCGCGGGGGAAGCTACGGCGCCATACTGGCTTTATGGCTTGCGCTGCCCGCATCAAATTTACTTGCCGGTAAAAGAGTAAAAGTACCAGCAAGTATAAAAATGATTTAA
- a CDS encoding transporter translates to MKSTLKFLTTIVFLVLLNQTNVFAQGCVAIRSTGGLCTMDEHPDSAVKTGAWLFNSNTRYYKSFRHFVGKAEQTERVADKNNVINKVVTQDFTFTRLFNDRWALAVDIPFADNSRSQLNNKPGTRFSTHTFGLGDIRVTGYYWLLNPAKIHNFNIQLGLGAKFATGAYNLQDYFLQKDGTTKLLGPVDQSIQLGDGGTGIALEINTYYNITHKFGFYGNFFYLANPRDVNGTPRSLSTPSANTIAATGDVESVPDQYLVRIGASWSVNRFDFSAGVRDDCLPVKDLLGNSDGFRRPGYILSAEPGVTYRFKNFAIYGFFPIAIMRDRTQSVPDIRTTQLTGTYTHGDAAFADYVVNIGLTFKF, encoded by the coding sequence ATGAAATCAACCCTAAAATTCTTAACCACAATAGTATTTCTCGTATTGCTTAATCAAACCAACGTTTTCGCACAGGGATGTGTGGCCATTAGGAGCACAGGCGGACTTTGCACGATGGACGAACACCCCGACAGCGCCGTAAAGACAGGCGCCTGGTTGTTCAACAGCAACACTCGTTATTACAAGTCGTTCCGGCACTTCGTGGGGAAGGCAGAACAAACCGAACGCGTTGCCGACAAGAACAACGTGATAAATAAAGTAGTGACCCAGGATTTTACTTTTACCCGTTTATTTAATGATCGCTGGGCATTAGCTGTAGATATCCCTTTTGCCGATAACAGCCGCTCACAATTGAATAATAAGCCTGGGACCCGTTTCAGTACGCATACCTTCGGTTTAGGTGATATACGGGTAACAGGTTATTATTGGCTGCTAAATCCTGCAAAGATCCACAATTTCAATATCCAGCTTGGTTTGGGCGCTAAGTTTGCAACAGGTGCATATAACTTGCAGGACTATTTTTTACAGAAAGATGGCACCACCAAATTACTGGGTCCGGTTGACCAGTCGATCCAATTGGGTGACGGTGGCACCGGTATAGCCCTCGAAATAAATACCTATTATAACATCACACACAAGTTCGGTTTCTACGGTAATTTTTTCTACCTGGCGAATCCAAGAGATGTCAATGGAACACCAAGGTCGCTTAGTACACCAAGCGCTAATACAATTGCTGCGACTGGTGATGTTGAAAGTGTTCCTGATCAATACCTGGTCCGCATTGGCGCAAGCTGGTCAGTTAATCGTTTTGATTTCTCGGCTGGTGTGCGCGATGATTGTTTACCAGTTAAGGACCTTTTGGGTAATAGTGATGGTTTCAGGAGGCCCGGTTATATTTTGTCAGCTGAACCCGGCGTAACCTACCGGTTTAAGAATTTTGCCATATATGGCTTTTTCCCGATAGCCATTATGCGTGACCGTACCCAAAGCGTACCGGACATAAGAACTACGCAGCTAACTGGAACTTATACCCACGGCGATGCAGCATTTGCCGACTACGTGGTAAACATCGGCTTAACTTTTAAATTTTAA
- a CDS encoding RidA family protein codes for MNTPDENFAALGLNLPPAPKPLGVYKPFLIDGKHVFVSGHGTVKDDGTLIIGRIGDGLTSEEGKLAAQQVGLAILATLKANLGSLNKIKRVIKVLGMVNCTPDFEKHPFIINGCSELFAKVWGEDNGIGVRSAVGMGSLPDNIPVEIEAMFELV; via the coding sequence ATGAACACACCTGATGAAAATTTCGCGGCGCTTGGGCTAAACCTGCCGCCCGCACCCAAGCCGCTCGGCGTTTACAAACCTTTTTTAATTGACGGAAAACACGTATTTGTTTCAGGACACGGAACGGTAAAGGACGACGGAACACTTATAATAGGGCGTATAGGCGATGGCCTTACTTCTGAGGAAGGCAAACTGGCAGCGCAACAGGTCGGGCTTGCTATACTGGCAACACTTAAAGCTAATTTAGGCAGCCTGAACAAGATCAAACGCGTGATAAAAGTCTTGGGTATGGTTAATTGCACACCCGATTTCGAGAAACACCCTTTTATCATTAATGGCTGCAGCGAGTTGTTCGCTAAGGTTTGGGGCGAAGATAACGGGATAGGGGTAAGAAGCGCTGTTGGTATGGGTTCGCTGCCGGATAATATACCGGTAGAGATAGAGGCGATGTTCGAGCTGGTTTAG
- a CDS encoding D-TA family PLP-dependent enzyme: MDDSNWYIIDDVDKLDTPALVIYPERVKQNISILKSMIDDVSRLRPHVKTNKCREVCTLMIDAGITKFKCATIAEAEMLGLCKAPDALLAYQPIGPKLERFVKLIKTYPDTQYSCLIDNIAAAKHISKAALENGIIIPIYIDLNVGQNRTGIVPSKALSLYTESQRLKGITIVGLHAYDGHIHDAEMESRIKRCNEAFEKARQLQQDIKSAGYAEPVIVAGGSPTFPIHAKREDIECSPGTFIYWDRGYLLICPEQPFLPAAVIISRAISLPDASKICLDVGHKSVSAENELAKRIWFLNAPELIPVAHSEEHLVVEAVEGHTYKPGDVLYGLPYHVCPTVALYERAITIKDNYIVGEWMNVARDRKINI; the protein is encoded by the coding sequence ATGGATGACTCAAATTGGTATATAATTGATGATGTCGACAAGCTGGATACGCCTGCATTGGTAATCTACCCTGAAAGAGTAAAGCAAAACATATCCATACTGAAAAGTATGATCGATGATGTTTCGCGCCTGCGGCCGCATGTTAAGACCAATAAATGCCGCGAGGTGTGTACTTTGATGATCGATGCAGGTATCACCAAATTCAAATGCGCCACCATTGCTGAGGCCGAAATGCTTGGCCTATGCAAAGCGCCGGATGCTTTACTGGCTTACCAACCCATCGGGCCGAAGCTTGAGCGCTTTGTTAAGCTTATCAAAACTTATCCCGATACTCAATACTCCTGCTTAATTGATAACATCGCGGCAGCAAAACATATTTCGAAAGCTGCACTCGAAAATGGCATTATAATTCCAATTTATATCGATTTGAATGTCGGACAAAATAGAACAGGGATAGTTCCCAGTAAAGCGTTATCACTTTATACCGAATCCCAGCGATTAAAAGGAATAACGATTGTTGGTTTGCACGCGTATGATGGGCATATCCATGACGCTGAAATGGAATCCCGCATCAAAAGATGTAATGAGGCATTTGAAAAAGCCCGGCAGTTACAACAGGACATCAAATCAGCCGGCTATGCCGAGCCGGTTATTGTAGCGGGTGGGTCGCCGACTTTTCCTATACATGCAAAAAGGGAAGATATTGAATGCAGCCCGGGAACATTCATTTATTGGGACAGGGGATATTTGCTGATCTGCCCTGAGCAGCCGTTTTTGCCGGCAGCTGTTATTATATCAAGGGCGATCTCGTTACCCGATGCTTCAAAGATTTGTCTTGATGTGGGACATAAATCTGTTTCTGCTGAAAATGAATTGGCAAAACGTATATGGTTTTTAAACGCACCAGAGCTTATACCAGTGGCACATAGCGAAGAGCATTTGGTGGTGGAAGCAGTTGAGGGCCATACCTACAAACCAGGCGATGTGTTGTATGGGCTGCCATATCATGTATGCCCTACAGTAGCATTATATGAACGGGCAATAACAATTAAAGACAATTACATTGTCGGGGAGTGGATGAATGTGGCGAGGGACAGGAAAATCAATATTTAA
- a CDS encoding dipeptidase yields MFTIDAHLDLSMNALEWNRDLRRPACEINARENGLTDKPDRGNATVSLHELRKGNIGLVVATQIGRYVAPDNPLPGWHSPEQAWAQTQGQAAWYKAMEDDGEMVQIKDLRSLEAHVELWRNNKLEKKPIGYVLSLEGADSIVTVGHLERAYNYGLRAIGPAHYGPGRYANGTDATGKMGPKGLELLKEIERLNIILDATHLCDDAFWQTMDKFNGHVWASHNNCRALVNHNRQFSDEMIKELVSRDAVIGAALDAWMMVPNWVRFKSTPKEMNCDLEVMIDHIDHICQVAGNTLHVGIGSDLDGAFGREQCPCDLETIADLQKVPALLVNRGYTEQDIENMMHGNWLRFLRRVWTK; encoded by the coding sequence ATGTTTACTATAGACGCCCACCTCGATCTGAGTATGAACGCGCTGGAATGGAACCGCGACCTACGCAGGCCGGCCTGTGAAATTAATGCACGCGAAAACGGATTAACCGATAAGCCCGACCGCGGCAACGCTACAGTTTCGCTGCATGAATTGCGCAAGGGAAACATCGGGCTGGTGGTGGCCACCCAAATAGGCCGCTATGTAGCGCCGGACAACCCGCTTCCTGGATGGCATTCGCCCGAACAAGCCTGGGCGCAAACACAGGGACAGGCAGCCTGGTACAAAGCCATGGAAGACGACGGTGAAATGGTGCAGATCAAAGACCTTCGTTCACTTGAAGCACACGTTGAACTTTGGCGTAATAATAAACTGGAAAAGAAGCCGATAGGATATGTACTAAGTTTAGAAGGAGCAGATTCGATCGTTACAGTCGGCCATTTGGAAAGGGCATACAATTATGGTTTAAGGGCTATCGGCCCTGCGCACTACGGGCCGGGGCGGTATGCCAATGGTACAGATGCAACCGGAAAAATGGGGCCAAAGGGATTGGAGCTATTGAAAGAGATAGAACGCCTTAACATCATATTGGATGCCACTCACTTATGCGACGATGCCTTTTGGCAGACCATGGATAAATTTAACGGTCATGTTTGGGCCAGCCATAACAACTGCCGCGCTTTGGTGAATCACAACCGTCAGTTCAGCGATGAGATGATCAAAGAACTCGTGAGCCGTGATGCGGTGATCGGCGCGGCGCTTGATGCCTGGATGATGGTGCCCAACTGGGTGAGGTTTAAATCGACCCCAAAAGAGATGAATTGTGACCTGGAAGTCATGATTGACCATATAGATCATATTTGCCAGGTGGCCGGAAATACTTTGCACGTAGGTATTGGGTCTGACCTCGACGGGGCGTTTGGGCGGGAACAGTGCCCGTGTGATCTCGAAACCATTGCTGATCTTCAAAAAGTGCCTGCATTATTGGTAAACCGGGGATACACTGAGCAGGATATAGAAAACATGATGCATGGTAATTGGTTGAGATTTTTAAGAAGGGTGTGGACAAAATAA